A region of the Borreliella chilensis genome:
GTTCAAGAGGCTCAAAAGGTTCTCAATATAGTTAACGGTTTAAATCCATCAGATAAAGATCAGGCCGTGGCAAAAGAAGATGTTACAAAAGCTATTTCTAATGTTGTAAAGGTAGCTCAAGGTGCAAGAGATCTTGCAAAAGTAATGACCATTTCTTTGTATATGAGATAGTTTCTTATATGAGCTATTTATAAATTAATTAGAGGGTAAAGCAAAAAAAGGTTTGAGGCTGATTATATTAGTTTCTACCTTTTTTATTTTATATTTTACTTAAAATTAATATTTAAAGTTATTCTTAAGTTTGTTATCATGGTATTATATTTTTCAGAACGAAAAATATAATAAATTTGCTTTGAGTAGGGAGTATTAATTTTTGAATAGAGAATATAAAATTTTGAATAATGGCTTTTTAAAGCTTTTAGATTTTATGGGAGATGACAAGAGAATAGTTGAGGCCGCAAGGATTTCTTATCGAGGAGAGAGTGTCAAAAGAAAAGATGAAGAGCTTATTGACTATTTGATAAGAAATGGGCATACAAGCCCATTGGAGCAGGTAGTTTTTACATTTCATATTAAAGCTCCAATATTTATTGCACGGCAGTGGATGAGGCACAGAACCGCAAGGATTAATGAAGCTTCTGGATGTTATAGTTTAGCAAGAGAGGAATTTTATGCTCCTTTAGAAGAAGATTTGATATGTCAAATTTCTAGTAATAGTAGTAGAAATTCTGAAAGAGTGTTCAAGTTTTTGGGTAAAGGTTTGTCAGAGAAGATAAGGCATCATCAAAAATATTCTTATGAGCTTTATCAAGATATGATAAATTCCAATATTTCAAAAGAAGTCTCAAGAATAGTTTTGCCTTTAAGTTTATATACTGAATGGTATTGGCAAATTGACCTGAACAATCTTTTCCATTTTATTAAGTTGCGATTAGCTTTAGATAGCCCAAAAGAGGTAAAAGAAAATTCGCCAAAAGAAATGCAAGAATATGCTAAGGCATTGCTTAGTGTAGTAAGAGAAATCGTTCCCGTTTCTTTTAACAGTTTTGAGAATCATTTTTTAAAAGGAAAGAGATTTTCTCACGAAGAGATAATGGCAATTGCGAATGCTTTGGATTTAAATAAAC
Encoded here:
- a CDS encoding FAD-dependent thymidylate synthase; the encoded protein is MNREYKILNNGFLKLLDFMGDDKRIVEAARISYRGESVKRKDEELIDYLIRNGHTSPLEQVVFTFHIKAPIFIARQWMRHRTARINEASGCYSLAREEFYAPLEEDLICQISSNSSRNSERVFKFLGKGLSEKIRHHQKYSYELYQDMINSNISKEVSRIVLPLSLYTEWYWQIDLNNLFHFIKLRLALDSPKEVKENSPKEMQEYAKALLSVVREIVPVSFNSFENHFLKGKRFSHEEIMAIANALDLNKLSIDSNKLNILKDKLGID